A portion of the Fulvia fulva chromosome 1, complete sequence genome contains these proteins:
- a CDS encoding C-factor: protein MPNIIITGAANGIGAAFLKAYLQDSKNYIVAVDRQDMVTPRINVLPLTVDVSSQESIDAMVQEISKDFPIDLLIHSAGIRGLVPTMEQRKPDDVAACETMDVMDFDTMMRTFQINAAGTFMLLRALAPGLRKAKGKAIIMSSRMGSVGNNQLPNKASGSAYAYRASKAALNTIVRSFAVDVPDVTFVLCHPGRVETKLVKCKEEGAITAEESVESILPLIEKWNADNNGKFYDRFGAPIEW from the coding sequence ATGCCAAACATCATCATCACCGGTGCCGCGAACGGCATAGGAGCCGCCTTCCTCAAGGCGTATCTACAAGACAGCAAGAACTACATCGTGGCCGTCGACCGACAGGACATGGTCACACCGCGAATCAACGTCCTTCCCTTGACAGTGGACGTGAGCTCCCAGGAGTCCATCGATGCCATGGTGCAGGAGATCTCAAAGGACTTCCCGATAGATCTGCTCATTCACAGCGCTGGTATCCGTGGACTGGTTCCAACGATGGAGCAGAGGAAGCCAGACGACGTGGCAGCATGCGAGACTATGGACGTAATGGACTTCGACACCATGATGCGGACGTTCCAGATCAATGCTGCTGGTACCTTCATGCTGCTACGAGCTCTCGCGCCAGGACTACGGAAGGCAAAGGGCAAAGCTATTATTATGTCGTCGAGGATGGGCAGCGTTGGCAACAACCAGCTGCCTAACAAGGCATCTGGCAGCGCGTACGCCTATCGCGCATCGAAAGCTGCCCTCAACACGATAGTGCGGTCTTTCGCGGTGGATGTCCCTGATGTCACTTTCGTACTCTGCCATCCCGGCAGAGTTGAGACGAAGCTGGTAAAGTGCAAAGAAGAGGGAGCCATTACGGCAGAGGAGAGCGTGGAGAGTATCCTGCCGCTGATCGAGAAGTGGAATGCCGACAACAACGGGAAGTTCTATGACAGATTTGGTGCACCTATCGAGTGGTAG